GGATTCAGCAGGAGCATCCTTTGATTCCTggtaaaacaaagaaacatacaaCAAGTTGTTGATTACTACTTGACTTATTTGCAATTAGACTAGATTTTTGGGTGGAGGATGGTTATTacctcttcctctctcttcttctcagcttcgTCAAATGCTGCTTTCTCCGCCTGTAAAACCAGACTGGATCATTAGCTATGACTCATTAACCACGATAAACCAAGCAAAGAGCAACGATTGATAAACTTACATCCTTGTGCTTTCCCCAGGTTTCCTCGGCCAACTTCTTAGCGTACTCTGGGTCATCGCTGACCAAGACATTGTCGAACAAGGAACCAGATTTCACCTACCAAAACAATCATGTGTTTAGTTTCAAACATATACCATTATGAAAGACAAAAATGTTTCAGTGATAAGATATTCTTATTACCTGCCACAACTCAACTCCAACATACTTCAATTTGGGGAAGACATAGAGTTCTGGGTCATCCTTGAATTCTGTGTCAAATTGATATACTTAGACTTACTACTTATCAGATATTATCTCagggaaacaaaaatcttacAATAAATACTACTGTTACATCCATAACTATCAGAATCTCAAACTCTATTTCAGGTGAATATAAATACGGATTCCTAAATTACCAGGGTTGTCGATCATTGGAGCCTTCCACTTGCCCTTGTAAGCGGGGTTCTTAATTTTCTACAGAACAATACAACAACCGTGAGAGGAATGAAGATAAAATGACCATCTTAAATACTCTGTTCAAGAGCAAAACCAACAAACCTTGGGCTTCCATTCACCATTGTACTCGGGGTTGGGAATGGTAGGGGCAGTCCactcaccatcttcttcatcatcccaGTCCTCAGGCTATAAACAAaggatcaaaatcaaaacctcgAGACGATAAATCAGATTTGGTTTTGCATcaatgcaagaaaaaaattcaaacctTCTTTGCGTCAGTGTCTGGAATCTCCTTTGGGATGTCATCATATCCCGCTGGCTTAGTGTCTTCTGGATCTGGAATGTACTCTTTGTCATCCCAGTCCTCAGGCTTCTTAGCACTTGGATCCTTAATCTTCTTTGCTGGGAGAAGATCCCAGTCAGAGTAAAGGCTACCAGTTTGCTTCTcaacattatcaatcaaaatacTGTAAGTAGCATCTGGACGGAGGACGAAGGTGTACACGTGAGTAAGCTGATCAGTCTCACATGGGACCTCCTTCTTGATCAAATGGTTGGTTCCATTGTAAGTAAGGATAGCATGTACTTTCTTAGTGCTGTAGCCACAAATATCTGGCCCAAACATAATGCTGcagataaaaaaagaaagataagccTGGTGTTTGAATGTTTGAAGTTTGATATGAAAGTAACCGAAAAACACACCTGTAAGGAGTGTCTCCTCCGAATTTCGTCTGGTCAACATCATCACTTAGCAACTTCATGTAGCCACCACCACAGTCAAGCTTCTGCTCATGCTTGACAGAGAATTGGAAGACTAAGGTCTTATCCTTGTTGCTAAACTCAGGGAATTCAGCTGATATAGCGTAGAATCTGTAGTCCTCGCTAGTTTGGATACCTGCAAGAGAGTTATAATTGACATGAGAATATGAATCAGTGAATCAACATCATCACTGGTCATGAAACATACCTTTATCGTTAGCATCACCAGACCAATTTCCAGCTGTGTGTTTCCATTCCCCAGCAGTATTATCATCTTTCTTCCAGTCAGATTTTACCCATCTCTTCTCCCATCCATCTTTAGAACATGGATACAACAAAGGACACAGAACAATAGATATATCAGACGAGAAATCGGAATTCAAAACTTCTCACAGGTACGATTGCAAATGATATGGATTCAAAGGCTTGATCATTCGATAAGCAATCATACTAGTATCAAGCACGTAAAAAATTTCGTAATTACACGAACGCCAACACAATCTAGCGGCCATTGCTTGATCGTCATCGATCAGAATTTCGAAATCGAAGAATCAAAGTAAATCCAGAATCGAAAAATTCTATAGATCTATAACAATCATAACGATATCAAGAAAATTTCATCGAATTGATCACAAATGGAATCATAAAACAATGCATCGATCAAATTGAAACTAAGAATCTAGataagagattgagagagaaatGTAGATACCTTCGAATTTCTCCTCGAAGATAACTTCAGCAGAGACGATCACCACGAGAGcgaaaagaatcaaagagatgaatttagggtttagtttcgCCATTGCTAAAAACTCAGATCGGAGCTTCAcacgaaaacaaaagagtttttgaaaatatataccgAGAGTAGTTGCAAGTGAAGTGGTAGCTGACGTGGGTTAATGATCTGTCATATTTATATCCACGTTAACCAATTAGTTAAATACACGCCAGATTTGCGTGTCATGATAATGACGTGGCTGATGGTCACTGGACAAAACCACGAATTTGGAGTCGAATGAGCGCATGAGTTTACACGTGAGAGAGTAAAGTGGGCGTGGGTAATAGTAGCCGTCAGATtcgaacttttttttttttatctacaaaatccttttatttatttatttattgagaGTCTTGATAGTTTTTCTTAAGACTATTGAAGGGCTTAACTGATTTCCATTGGTTTGTTTATTCTTCACTGACCTTTGTCACAACAAACATAAAACTGGTgacaatgaaacaaaagaaaaatcatagaaGCCTAGCACAAGTTGTTGCTGCAGACTTCGTATGAGAAACACATTGTGCTATCGAGAGTTCAGCGCAAAAATGGACTATCATATTGTGTAgtttacaaaaagaaaggacgagaaaacaaaagcaaacagAGGATTGTATTCAATGTACTTCCTTCTTGCCAATGTTTTTGTATTGAGCTACACAAATTCCCCGCGCATTTTCGGAAACAAATCTTCCATCTTTGACACTGAAGAAATGAGATTCtggaaaacaaattgttaAACAAAGGTCAAAATCTTCACACTAACCATTCAACTCTATCCCTTAACCGTTACATTTTCAATCTCCGGCTGCCCAATACGGAAGAGGAGCTCGAATAACAATAGAATCACCCGTAACCGGATGATCTAACGATAAACACTCAGCGTGAAGCTCATGCCCCTCAAATGTTCTTCCATTCCACTCATACACTCCATGATACTTAACATCTCCTCTAATAGGAATCCCAAGATACTGACAATGTAACCTAATCTGATGCGTCCTCCCACTTCGCGGAAACGCCCtaaccacaacaacaacatcatcatcatctccaccacAACTCAATTCCCTCTCCCCCTCAGCAACAATCACATGATTCACATCTTCCAGTTCACAAGATTCGTTTTTCACACTGTTTACAGATACAACTTCAAACGTTGTCTCCATATCTCTAACAAAAGATCCACCAGGTAAAACTCTACCAACGTCTAACGCAGCGTAAACCCGCCAAGCTCCGTGTTTCGACCGTCCATGACCTGAACTAACCGTGACCCTCCTCCAATTTGGAGATGAACCAATACAAAGAGCAATGTATGATTTACGAATCTTATGTTCTGTGAATGCCTTAACAAGCTTAGCAGCGACTTTATGTGACTTAGTAATAATCATTACACCACTAGTATCACGATCTAATCTATTCGCTAAATGATACTCACTCGAAGAATCTGAAAATCGAATTAGATTTTAGATTCAGTAACATTGAGAATTGACGAAGGAAATTAGTTATTTTAGATTCACTCACCAAGAACAATTTGAGGAGCAGAGCGAAGAACAGCTTCACAATAAACACCTTTTGGTTTATTCACAGCCATTAGGTATTCGTCTTCGTATAGTATATCGTCTCTTGTAAGATTGAAGAGacttgattttgatgaagctTCCATTGCTCTTCTGAGTTCAATGTCTTTGGAGATTGGAGGTGGAGGAGCTGATATGGGTTTTGGGTAATTGAGATTGAGTTCAGAGGTAGCTTCCATGGCTTTGATTGGGATTGCAAAATAGGGTTTTGTGATTATTGAATTTGCAGAGaaggtgaaggagaagaagtttcGAAGCAGGGACATTTGTATGTACGTCTTCTTTCTCTAACCTTTTTAAGTTATACGTTTATAAACACTAACCGAACCGATCCGAACCAAAATAgtacttaattaaaaacacCGTACCATATATATGGTTTGAGTGTAACTTATATCGGATAAACCGAATCCGAATCAAATCGAAAACACACTGATACTCGAATTCGAATCGAAACCGTACCAAACCATCCATTTGGGTACCACTATAATAAACCGAACGACTCCGAACCAAAAGCTGGATTGAGCCGAATTTTAATCCGAATTCGAAAAACCGAAAAATTTATACGACTTCGTTTCTCATAAACCACAAACCCTAACTATTAAAAAGAAtcgaaaaaatcaaagttcTGAACTTCTGATCAATTTCGATATGTTATCGTTAATCATCAGAAGGTCTCGAAGCAGATTCATCATCCATggaatcaaaatttcttgtaaCTCTCTGTCGGCTGTAGATTCAAGTTCTTCAGTTTTGGTTTCTAGAAGAACCTTCAGTTCAACACCTGCGTTAAGCTATTTTGGATTCAATTATGGAAAAATCTCTAATTTGAATCAGAGATTTGGTAATTACGCTTATTCTGGGAGTAGTTTCGCTTCCAGTACTCGATCATTGAGCTCAGAAGCTGTAGCTGTGGCAGCGACTTGTGATGGACTTACTGTGGAACGAATTATAGCTAATCAGTGGCCGATTTTAGATGAGAATGAAGGTGATTGGAAGAGTCACGCTGCAGCAATTGCACAGTCTATTCAAGTCATCAAGAGACGATTACAGGTAAATTTCATTTACAAGCTTTGCATTGTTACACACTTATGAGTTTCTTCTCTGATAGTGTGATTGTGCGAATACTCAAATCATCTCTTGAGAATACATATACAGAGTTGTGTGTATGTAagtatgtatgtgtgtgtgacTAGAGTTAGCATTTGCCTTTGCTTTagctacatatataatattcatgatttagatatatattatatataggCATATTCACAAATGAATCTTTTATATGTTTGGATTTCAGAATTTGCCTGAATCTTGGCTATTTTATACGTTACACAGATACACTAAAAGTACAGTATTGAAGTTTACCTGATCGTGTGTGTATGACTTCTTTTGGTTATGTGTGCGTGTATGTATGAAATTTCACTTGaaatgtgtgtgtatgtatgaTTAGAATTAGATGTATAGGCATAAACACATTTGAATCattttatgtttgaattttagaCTTTGCCTAAATCGTGGATTTGTACTTTTAGATATATAGGAACacattgaatatttatatgtttgagTTTTAGACTCTGCTTGAATCTTGGCATTTATCTCTATTACATAGACAGATACACGATCGGggtttacatataatttttactcttgttttatgattttggcAGTGGAAGAAACTCTTGGTGAGGCTGAAAGTTTTATCTGCAGAGTTGAACAAGTCTGATCTTTGGGATGATCCAACTCATGCTGGTAAGATAAGCCGGGAGCACGGCTCGCTTACGGGAAAAATGAAAGGAGTTATGACATTTGAGAGAGAGCTTCTTGAACACATTGACATGTTGAAACTCGCTAAAGAGGAGAACGATTCAGAGTTAGAATCGGTGGGAGTTTTAGCACTCATTTCTCAAACTCTAggcatgttttctttttctgtttctgtttctctaGGTATGATTAACCCGAAAGTTTCGGGTTTGTAGTTTATAGGGGAACTACTTGAGAACAAAATGGTCAGTATTGCTTCATTGTAAGATTGCTAaccatttgtttttatctgGTGCAGGAAACTTTAAAGGCATTGATAGATATGAGAAGGGtgtcaaaagagaaagaactcGAGGCTTTATTATCTGCGGATAATGATCCTTGTTCTTGTTATATCGAGGTGACTCTCGAAGACAATATGTATGAGATTGTTCTGTCTCTGACTTCATATTATAAAGCTGGAAGGTTTGTTGAATAGGTTCAAGCTGGAGCTGGAGGAACAGAGAGCAATGATTGGGCAGCTATGGTAATGGAAATGTACAAAACATGGGCTCAACGACGCAAATTTTCAGTCACTGTGGTTGATGAAGCTCCTGGGGAGATAGCAGGAATcaaggtttgattttattttccttcatGTAGAAATTGAATCATGCATTTTGTATTAGAGGAATCTGATAGTATCCGAACCGgttaacttttgtttattcacTTCAGCTAGAACTACACATCATAGAGAGATCTAGACAATCCCGGATACCACTCAACTTGTTCAGTCCCATTGTCTTTAGAACATGTTATATCTCTAGCTAACCGAGTCAACTATATTTGCTGAGCTATCTAATTTAGCTTCCATTGTAAACCAGCTAGGCTAATTTCAATGCTCCTCTGCTCTagactaaaccaaaaattatcaaaatgaCATCCATAAGCGTTGGCTGATTGGCTCACATATAGAGCAAAATGTGTAGTTTATCCATTATTCACTGCTAAAATCTCATGTTCTGTTTAGTGCAATTGGTCAAATCTATAATATTGAACCATTGGCTAACGATTGATCCAATGTCTTGAACAGCGTGCTACAATCAAAGTGAACGGTGAATACGCATACGGATACGCCAAAGCAGAAGTTGGAGTACATAGGCTGGTGCGTATATCCCCGTTTGACAGTGGAAAACGGAGACACACTTCGTTTGCGGCAGTTGCGGTGATTCCAATTCTAGGTGATGGGTCCACCCGTGTGGAGATCAATGACTCCGATCTCCGGATTGAGCGGTTCCGTTCTGGAGGAGCCGGTGGGCAGCACGCTAACACGACAGACAGTGCTGTTAGAATCGTTCACATACCAACTGGCATAACAGCAACTTGTCAGAATGAAAGGTCTGTATTCAAAGTCTcaatttttctattatttttcttacactcttcttattcttatactaaatttggtgtttggtttgtttgtcaATCCCTGATTTTGGTATGCAGGTCACAACATAGTAACAAGGCTTCAGCAATGGCAGTACTACAATCACGGTTAGACCAACTGGAAATGGCTCGTCAGACAGCAATGAACGCTCAACATACACAATCACTAACAGAGATCAGCTGGGGAAACCAGATACGAACTTATGTTCTCCATGTATGTAGATACCGATCCACACATTTTCCGTTGCAATTTGAGTTTACATGACAATAATCTGAGTAATTATTCTTTGCTTTTGTAGCCATACAGAATGGTGAAGGATCTGCGAACCAACTACGAGGTCTCTGATCCTGACTCGGTTCTTGAAGGAGACTTAGATGGTTTCATCTTGAgcttcttatcttcttctttagacAAAGATGATCCTGAACATTAGTTTATAGATGTTGACATGATTGTCTCAAGAGAGTTCTACTTATGTTTACTTGAAACGTCTTTTTATTACTAAACTCCGAAAGGACTTAGGGGGGGTTATTGAACGTAGGATTTTTATTGAATCTGAAAGAAATTAGAATTCTATTTAAATCTTGTGCTATTCAATTGAATGGTTTTATAATTCTACTAAATTCTACTGTTATTCAATTGATTGAATTTGTAATTCTATTAAATTCTACTGTTATTcaatattaaaattgttttaatgCTAATGTGATTTGATTAGAATTTAATAGAAATCAAAGGAAAAAAcgtgaagaaacaaatcccACCTTTTATGGTGTGATTTGGATagaatttttcaaacttttcattttccaCCTTTTAAGATGAACtcattcattgtttttaaattggcttaaataaaatatatatacagtattcCGATATTACTTCTAGCATCTGTAACTACTTTTGTTAAATACTGATTTAAAGATTTGTAATCCACAAAACCATGAAATACTATTATctgttttccttttgtttgGTCCGAAAATTATGTGGACTTAAGTTGTAAAATAATTTCAGTTCACTCGAGATAAACTGCGATGAATTTGTTCAAAACGGAACAAACTTTAtgaaaatccaaacaaactttaTTGAAATCCAACAACATAAGctaaaaaaataccaaatatccaaacagaaaaccaaataattgCTAACATAATAAATCGTCTAAAGAAAGATACAAATCCTCGACAACTAAGAAGAAACTTAGGCCCTAATGTTGCTGGAAACTATTTCCTCCACCGGAAAGAAGTGTCTGTTATGCAACATAATAGAGTCAGCGGCGACAGGCTCGTTGTCTTGGTTCCTATGCCATGTGTACTGCGCGTGAGTCCTATTCATAATCTCTAAAACCGCATGGCCAAAACTCGCCTCTCTATATGCTGAGTAACTCGGTTGTGGATCCACGAAACTACATCAACCAAGACACACAAATGTTAGTTTCACAtcaccaaaacaacaaaatattatttaaaaagttGTTTACTCTCTTTACCTGTTTGCAATTCCTTCAATGTTTCCTCCATCTCCGATAGTAATGTAAATAGGAGCATTAGGATCTTTCACAGGAGAGCTCAAGCCATTGGTGATGTTGTACTTAATATTGGAGATACGTTCAGATCTCTCATAGGCATGGACATGACcagacaaaaccaaatcaaccTTGCTGTTAACGAGCCACGACTCAAACATAACTCTCATGCTCTCACCTTCCATGTAATGATAGTTATTACTGTTGTACCACGGAGAGTGAACAATGACAATCAACCATGGAGTCTCTTCTCTGTTCACATTCTTTAGCTCTTGCTCAAGCCAAATGTATTGAGGCGTGTATTTTCCTGAAATGAGATAACTTGTTATATAAGAAAACTCAATGGCattcaaatatatttgatttttcatgtgtttgttaattaattaccgTAGGCCGAGTAAGAAGAGAGGACGATGATGTGAGCAGAAGCACGTCTCACTGAGTACCAAAGAGGAGAAGTGCTTTGTGAAGCTTTGTAGGCGTTAGGGTAACGGTGAGTGTAGGGCTTGAATGCGTGAGGCTCACCCTAGTAAGATGTAAGTTGGTTAAATAAACTACTaaaccaaataacaaaaagacagATTATAAAGAGTTATTATGTGAATCTTACAATGTTTGgaacaaaatcaatttcatGATTCCCGGCAGCAAAGATGAAGGGCTGGTAAGCAGCACAAGGCTCCATAAATCTTCCCCAAGTATCCCACTTTCTCTGGTCATGATTCGGGTGGTCGTCTGCATATGACAAGTCTCCAGCAAAGAGAACAGCTTGGCCTTTAGGGTTTGACATGTAATGATACAATGTCTCATTAGAAGCATAAGTCTGTCCAAGATCACCtacataacaaaatatataagaacaatttaaaatctcaaatatcatatataatttttgaaaggtctataaaacaaaaaaaatgtaccAATGATGCCGAATGTGTATGGAACATCGGGTCCGATCTTTGGAGGAGTAGTGAAGGAGAATTGTCTAACGGATTTATCGGTACCAACCTCATAGATGTACTTGGTATCGTACTGCCATGTAGATAAAAGTATAGaaactttagaaaaatatttcttaaataaatgTGATGtgttaattaaataacaaatttaagGTATAGAAAGTACAAACCTCGAGTCCCTTAATTGTGGCGTGATGGAGAAATCCTGAACTATAGTCATAGAATCTGTAAGATTTAGTGGAGGCATGAGCTCTCTTTTTCGCTGGCTTTACGTCACTACCATTAGTAGCGATCCAGTAGGTAACAACGTTAGAACCAGCGAGATTCAACGGTGTGACCCACGAGACAATCATGCCACGTCCATCATGGTCTCCTTGAGTCAGATGAACCTAAAAAAGaccatataaaaaattatcaatatGAATCTTATAGCAAacgaaaaaaatcttatagcTTGCATTTGGTCACGATATAAACAATAAGCCATCAGGTAActcattttaagaaaacacaCATTATTAACACACAATGACACAAAAAAACGATAATAGTGTTTTGTAGAACGAAACTGGTGGTGGGTGTTTACGTTATCATAAGAAATATAATTGCTAAATGTTAAAACGCTAAGAAACTCTTCAAAGGTTGGGTAATTgggttaagattttatttttaaagtaatcGAGTgctaattatttttctttaaaaacttaaaacaaaatttctgtATCTAAGCtctaaaataacaaagaatttttttatgatcTAAGTTAATTAACATGAGAAAATCATACCTGTTCAGGAGTGTTGTAGCCACCAGGAGAAGGGAAAGTGTCGAGAGACATTTCGATCGATGGTAAAGCTTGGCGGACAAATTTACTTGTTATTCCACCATTGATTACAGTAGTGATGCTTAAGAACAAGAAGGCAAATATGACCAGATTCTTCATGTTTagtgattttttcttcttgctttaAGATTTCTGAGGTCGTGAATTATGATTAATGACGTGAAgtctatatatagattaataaatgtggtatttttaaaacagaaaagaagagataaaaTCGATTTTTAAGGAATATACTAGtacaaaaagattttgttcCCTATATTAGTTACGAATATCATtgatattttgattaaatataatttagtttgctaatttcaattttttttttaagaaaaagattttttaaatgatggttgaaaatttattatcttattaattcACTTATTAATTCAAACACTTGTTGCGCATTACACgtttattttgtcaaaagtcaaaaccctaaaacatgtttattttgtcTCCCGCCTCTTCCATTTTTGGTTCTttgggattttgttttgttttgtaagttAACGAAGAGAGAAGCAGATTCATAAATAGTCATTCATAATTGTGTTTAAAAGGCTTTGTCATTGTCATGTATTCTCTAATTCTTCTTGGAAAAAGATCTACCGAGTTGCAAAAATGGCGTAATATGAAAGCTTCAGTGAACTTGTGCAAAACgtaatctctgttttctccaATTCATTCTCCTCTGTTAGTGCTGATGATGTGATCCCTAGAGATGCTCAAAAAGAGCCGAAATTAACGGTCTCTTACCTTGTTGATTCAGTGGGTATACCGATAAAATTCGCAGAATCAATCTTGAAGGAAGTCAGCTCAAAGGACAAGTGCAATCCCAATTCTGTTCTGAATCTTCTAAGAAGTTATGATTTCACAGATTCTCAGATATCAAGCATCATTACGACTGATCCAGAATTACTTATGGAAGATGCTGAGAATTCCCTTTGTCCCAAGCTTAAGTTTTTGGAGTCCAGAGAAATTTTAAGCTCTAGGCTCAATGACATTGTTACTAGAGTTCCGAAAATCTTGAGGATGGAAGAGGAAAAATCTATGATCACATACTATGACTTTGTCAAAACCATTACACTAACGAGTTCGCGTTCGGACTTCTATAAGGTTTGCGAACTTTATCCATATATTGAAAGTTCTATTAGGAAGGTTATTGAGATGGGTTTTGATCCTTTCGCCCCAAAAATTTTCGATGCTACGGTCGTTGTTTGCACATTAAGCAACGAAACATTAGAAGAAAGAGTCAATATCTATAAAACGTTAGGCTTTGATGTCAGAGATGTATGGGAAATGTTCAAGAAGTGTCCTACTTTTCTGAATAtctcggagaagaagataactcaGAGTTTCGAAACATTGAAGAAGTGTGGACTTGTCGAAGAAGAAGTCATCTCTATGTTCCAGAAGTCTCCACAATGTATTGATTTTTCAGAGCTGGATATAACTCAGAATTTTGAATTCTTGAAGGGATGTGGATTAGTCGAAGAAGAGGTCCTCTCTATGTTCAAGAGGTATCCGCAATGTATTGGtttttcagagaaaaaaatattgaacgCGGTTGAAACATTTTTAGGCCAAGGGTTCAGCAAAGATGAGGTCATGATGATGGTCAAGTGCTATCCTCCATGTCTTAATTTATCAGCAGAGTCAATTAAGAGGAAGACTGATTTTCTTGTCAAGAAAATGAATTGGCCACGAGAAGTCGAGAAGGCGTGGTTTCGATCCCTGTGGTACTTGAATTCAGCATGGAGAAAATGATTGTACCGAGGTGCAATGTTATCAAAGCTCTTACGTCCAAAAGATTGCTCAAAACTGAAGTCTCTTCAATGTTTTCTGTCTTGATATGTCCCGATGAGGTGTTTCTTGAAAGGTATGTGAGTAAGCATGATGATCAAGAACTTGTCGATGAGTTGATGTCTATCTTCACCAAAGATCAGTaattgttttcgtttttgaattttttattttcgtttgtattttttatctaatattctattaaatttaattttcttctgttaattattttacttaaatagaattaaatataaaataggTATTTGGTCCTTTATTCTAGTAAACCACAATGTTagggtgttttttttttaagttatttttctctatatttgGGTTAAACTAgataaatttcagttttttattgtttatttttgttttggtctaaagttttttattgttattctcGGCAGAACGTTATCTTTCCACAAAATTTAGATCATGTTGTGATTGCGAATTTTTCTTTCGTGGAAGCTGCTTTTAAATTAATGTAGACAAGTTATTAAAGTTTACATGCTCACCAATACAAACTTGTTTATATCGGAAACGATCAATTTTACTAATTAGAAATAAGGGCCAATTTTATAACTTAGATGCCATGCCTAGCTagaactatatataaataaactaatttgaAATTCTGAGTTTACTAAATGAAATTAGTTTAATTGTTGGAGGTTACTGATTAGGATGAAATGATGTCGTTTTACTAACATCAAAACGacgttttttttaatgttaagaggattacaaagattttaaaaaaaaaagaaaaacaaagaagaagcaaaaatccaagttaactaga
This sequence is a window from Arabidopsis thaliana chromosome 1 sequence. Protein-coding genes within it:
- a CDS encoding Pseudouridine synthase family protein (Pseudouridine synthase family protein; FUNCTIONS IN: pseudouridine synthase activity; INVOLVED IN: pseudouridine synthesis, RNA modification; LOCATED IN: endomembrane system; EXPRESSED IN: 12 plant structures; EXPRESSED DURING: 6 growth stages; CONTAINS InterPro DOMAIN/s: Pseudouridine synthase, catalytic domain (InterPro:IPR020103), Pseudouridine synthase, RsuA and RluB/C/D/E/F (InterPro:IPR006145), Pseudouridine synthase, RluC/RluD, conserved site (InterPro:IPR006224); Has 16985 Blast hits to 16836 proteins in 2654 species: Archae - 12; Bacteria - 12887; Metazoa - 225; Fungi - 200; Plants - 183; Viruses - 0; Other Eukaryotes - 3478 (source: NCBI BLink).), with the translated sequence MSLLRNFFSFTFSANSIITKPYFAIPIKAMEATSELNLNYPKPISAPPPPISKDIELRRAMEASSKSSLFNLTRDDILYEDEYLMAVNKPKGVYCEAVLRSAPQIVLDSSSEYHLANRLDRDTSGVMIITKSHKVAAKLVKAFTEHKIRKSYIALCIGSSPNWRRVTVSSGHGRSKHGAWRVYAALDVGRVLPGGSFVRDMETTFEVVSVNSVKNESCELEDVNHVIVAEGERELSCGGDDDDVVVVVRAFPRSGRTHQIRLHCQYLGIPIRGDVKYHGVYEWNGRTFEGHELHAECLSLDHPVTGDSIVIRAPLPYWAAGD
- a CDS encoding Pseudouridine synthase family protein, with the translated sequence MSLLRNFFSFTFSANSIITKPYFAIPIKAMEATSELNLNYPKPISAPPPPISKDIELRRAMEASSKSSLFNLTRDDILYEDEYLMAVNKPKGVYCEAVLRSAPQIVLGRFREVGGRIRLGYIVSILGFLLEEMLSIMECMSGMEEHLRGMSFTLSVYR
- a CDS encoding Peptide chain release factor 2 (Peptide chain release factor 2; FUNCTIONS IN: translation release factor activity, codon specific, translation release factor activity; INVOLVED IN: translational termination; LOCATED IN: cytoplasm; EXPRESSED IN: 22 plant structures; EXPRESSED DURING: 13 growth stages; CONTAINS InterPro DOMAIN/s: Class I peptide chain release factor (InterPro:IPR000352), Peptide chain release factor 2 (InterPro:IPR004374), Peptide chain release factor (InterPro:IPR005139); BEST Arabidopsis thaliana protein match is: high chlorophyll fluorescent 109 (TAIR:AT5G36170.2); Has 16865 Blast hits to 16865 proteins in 2794 species: Archae - 0; Bacteria - 10325; Metazoa - 292; Fungi - 236; Plants - 212; Viruses - 15; Other Eukaryotes - 5785 (source: NCBI BLink).) — translated: MLSLIIRRSRSRFIIHGIKISCNSLSAVDSSSSVLVSRRTFSSTPALSYFGFNYGKISNLNQRFGNYAYSGSSFASSTRSLSSEAVAVAATCDGLTVERIIANQWPILDENEGDWKSHAAAIAQSIQVIKRRLQWKKLLVRLKVLSAELNKSDLWDDPTHAGKISREHGSLTGKMKGVMTFERELLEHIDMLKLAKEENDSELESETLKALIDMRRVSKEKELEALLSADNDPCSCYIEVQAGAGGTESNDWAAMVMEMYKTWAQRRKFSVTVVDEAPGEIAGIKRATIKVNGEYAYGYAKAEVGVHRLVRISPFDSGKRRHTSFAAVAVIPILGDGSTRVEINDSDLRIERFRSGGAGGQHANTTDSAVRIVHIPTGITATCQNERSQHSNKASAMAVLQSRLDQLEMARQTAMNAQHTQSLTEISWGNQIRTYVLHPYRMVKDLRTNYEVSDPDSVLEGDLDGFILSFLSSSLDKDDPEH